In a single window of the Paenibacillus sp. MMS20-IR301 genome:
- the fliI gene encoding flagellar protein export ATPase FliI produces the protein MLDSGRYKDHLRNFDPVRINGKVTQVIGLMVESEGPDASIGDVCYIYPAKGNKPLQAEVVGFRDNKVLLMPLGELQAIGPGCDVVGTGKPLSVQVGSELLGKVLDGLGQPLDGSLIPARMPHSSTFNIPSNPLNRPRVAEPISIGVRAIDGLLTIGKGQRVGIFAGSGVGKSTLMGMIARNTSADVNVIALIGERGREVLDFIERDLGPEGLQRSVVIVATSDQPALIRIKGALIATTIAEYFRDRGLNVMLMMDSVTRYAMAQREVGLAVGEPPAMRGYTPSVFASLPKLLERAGTGPTGSITAFYTVLVDGDDMNEPIADAVRGILDGHIVLNRNIANKGHFPAIDVLASISRVMKDIAPEEQIAAAENVKRLMAVYKDSEDLINIGAYQRGSNAQIDESMHYIDSIWDFTKQKVNEKVTLSEVQQSLISQFSRS, from the coding sequence ATGCTTGACAGCGGGAGATACAAAGATCATCTGCGTAATTTTGACCCGGTCCGGATAAACGGCAAAGTAACCCAGGTTATCGGCCTCATGGTGGAGTCGGAAGGGCCGGATGCCAGTATCGGTGATGTCTGTTATATCTATCCCGCGAAGGGAAACAAGCCGCTGCAGGCAGAGGTTGTCGGATTCCGTGACAATAAGGTGCTGCTGATGCCGCTTGGTGAGCTTCAGGCTATCGGGCCCGGCTGTGATGTAGTGGGCACAGGCAAGCCGCTGAGTGTGCAGGTGGGCTCGGAGCTGCTCGGCAAGGTGCTGGACGGGCTGGGACAGCCGCTGGACGGCTCCCTGATCCCTGCCCGTATGCCGCATAGCTCGACCTTCAATATCCCGTCCAATCCGCTTAACCGTCCCCGGGTAGCCGAGCCGATCAGCATTGGGGTCAGAGCCATTGACGGCCTGCTGACGATCGGGAAAGGGCAGCGGGTGGGGATATTCGCAGGTTCGGGTGTGGGGAAGAGCACGCTGATGGGGATGATTGCCCGTAACACCTCAGCAGACGTGAACGTAATCGCGCTGATCGGGGAACGGGGCAGAGAGGTGCTTGATTTCATTGAGCGTGATCTGGGGCCGGAAGGCCTCCAGCGTTCGGTGGTCATCGTCGCTACATCCGATCAGCCGGCGCTGATCCGGATCAAGGGTGCCCTGATCGCCACCACGATTGCAGAATACTTCCGCGACCGCGGACTGAATGTGATGCTGATGATGGACTCGGTTACCCGCTATGCCATGGCCCAGCGTGAAGTGGGACTGGCCGTAGGCGAGCCGCCGGCGATGAGAGGATATACACCTTCAGTATTCGCCAGCCTGCCGAAGCTGCTTGAACGGGCCGGGACGGGGCCGACGGGCTCCATCACCGCTTTTTACACTGTGCTGGTTGATGGTGATGATATGAATGAGCCGATTGCCGATGCCGTACGCGGTATTCTCGACGGACATATCGTCCTTAACCGTAATATCGCCAATAAAGGCCATTTCCCGGCCATCGACGTGCTCGCAAGCATCAGCCGTGTCATGAAGGACATAGCCCCGGAGGAGCAAATTGCCGCAGCCGAGAATGTGAAGCGCCTTATGGCGGTCTACAAGGATTCTGAGGATCTTATCAACATCGGTGCCTACCAGAGAGGCTCCAACGCACAGATTGACGAATCCATGCATTATATCGACAGCATCTGGGATTTCACCAAGCAAAAAGTGAACGAGAAGGTAACCCTTAGCGAAGTGCAGCAGTCATTAATTTCACAGTTCTCGAGGAGTTGA
- a CDS encoding TIGR02530 family flagellar biosynthesis protein has product MSDRLTVGQLYPASMHPSALQRQQAAKNVAANEASFESVLQKNMLKFSNHAAKRLEQRGIELGSRQLDQISSAVDKAAAKGSKESLILMKDMALIVSVANRTVVTAMDGNSMKDNVFTQIDSAVIIS; this is encoded by the coding sequence ATGAGCGACAGACTGACAGTAGGCCAGTTATATCCGGCCAGTATGCATCCTTCGGCGCTTCAGCGCCAGCAGGCAGCTAAGAACGTTGCAGCTAATGAAGCTTCATTTGAGAGCGTGCTGCAGAAGAACATGCTGAAGTTCAGCAATCATGCGGCGAAACGGCTGGAGCAGCGCGGGATCGAACTGGGCAGCCGCCAATTGGATCAAATCTCATCAGCTGTAGACAAAGCTGCTGCCAAGGGCAGCAAAGAGTCCTTAATCCTCATGAAGGATATGGCATTGATCGTCAGCGTAGCGAACCGTACTGTGGTTACTGCTATGGACGGAAACTCAATGAAGGATAATGTGTTCACACAGATTGACAGTGCAGTAATTATTTCATGA
- a CDS encoding FliH/SctL family protein, translated as MSKLIKYSEYVPVDVLKRLEQARHYAGLDEEPAPEEAPGEAHYQDPAKEAAEQARKQMLKDAQEFAEGQVRNASQEAENIMESARTEAEEWWRLRREQDEHLVEAVKAEGFQLGYQEGIAHAEQEMSRRLAEMMEEARTVLQEAYRARDVIIQEAEPFLVELSCDIAEKIVDKQLTVEPQFAMDLIRKNLARKREQGLISLCVSPAQFTFINAAREELSLVVDSQAELQILPDSTVKDLGCVIRSSFGSIDARVDTQLAEIKKELLRIALDEGDHRNGEEHA; from the coding sequence TTGTCTAAGCTGATCAAATATTCTGAGTATGTTCCGGTAGATGTGCTGAAGCGGCTGGAGCAGGCCAGACATTATGCTGGCCTGGACGAAGAACCTGCTCCTGAAGAAGCGCCGGGCGAGGCCCATTATCAGGACCCGGCCAAAGAAGCGGCGGAGCAGGCACGCAAACAGATGCTGAAGGATGCTCAGGAATTCGCTGAGGGACAAGTCCGGAACGCATCCCAGGAAGCTGAGAATATTATGGAATCGGCGCGGACGGAAGCGGAAGAGTGGTGGCGGCTCCGCAGGGAGCAGGATGAGCATTTGGTTGAAGCAGTCAAAGCTGAAGGGTTCCAGCTCGGATATCAGGAGGGCATTGCCCATGCCGAGCAGGAAATGTCCCGGCGGCTCGCGGAGATGATGGAGGAAGCACGGACCGTGCTTCAGGAAGCATACCGGGCCCGGGATGTTATCATTCAGGAGGCTGAACCCTTCCTGGTGGAGCTCAGCTGTGATATTGCCGAGAAGATCGTCGATAAGCAGCTGACGGTCGAGCCGCAATTTGCAATGGATCTGATCCGTAAGAACCTGGCCCGCAAACGCGAGCAGGGGTTAATCTCATTATGCGTCTCCCCGGCGCAGTTCACTTTCATTAATGCCGCCAGGGAAGAGCTCTCACTGGTGGTGGATTCTCAGGCTGAACTGCAGATTCTTCCCGATTCGACGGTCAAGGATCTGGGCTGTGTGATCAGGTCTTCCTTCGGAAGTATCGATGCGCGTGTGGACACCCAGCTGGCCGAGATTAAGAAGGAACTGCTGAGAATTGCTCTGGATGAAGGCGACCACAGAAATGGGGAAGAGCATGCTTGA
- a CDS encoding flagellar FlbD family protein: protein MISVTRLNGAAMWLNALLVEMVEESPDTYITLVTGKRLIVLEKADEVISKIKEYNRDIGTHAATIKVQSMEELS from the coding sequence ATGATTTCGGTAACAAGATTGAACGGGGCGGCGATGTGGCTGAATGCCCTGCTGGTTGAAATGGTTGAGGAATCTCCGGATACATACATTACACTTGTAACCGGCAAAAGGCTGATTGTGCTCGAGAAGGCGGATGAAGTCATTAGCAAAATCAAGGAATACAACAGGGACATAGGCACACATGCTGCCACCATTAAAGTCCAGTCGATGGAGGAGCTTTCATGA
- the flgD gene encoding flagellar hook assembly protein FlgD — protein sequence MATTPVSTSNQWNYVANTSSTPKTTGSSTLGKDQFLKILITQLQNQDPMQPMEDKEFIAQMAQFSSVEQLMNISTQLTALNQSLGSVSGLIGKDITWTDAETKLPKSGNVESIVVSNGVQYAVVGKERIALTDITQIQNASAEAAAGSSSAADGESGAAS from the coding sequence ATGGCAACAACTCCGGTATCAACAAGCAATCAATGGAATTATGTAGCGAATACTTCTTCTACTCCGAAGACAACCGGCAGCTCGACACTGGGCAAGGATCAGTTCCTGAAAATTCTGATTACCCAGCTCCAGAACCAGGACCCGATGCAGCCAATGGAGGATAAAGAGTTCATTGCTCAGATGGCCCAGTTCTCTTCTGTAGAGCAGCTAATGAACATTTCGACCCAGCTCACGGCACTCAATCAGTCACTCGGCTCAGTGTCCGGTCTTATCGGCAAAGATATTACCTGGACAGATGCAGAGACCAAACTACCGAAATCAGGAAATGTTGAGTCGATTGTAGTAAGCAATGGTGTACAATATGCTGTTGTGGGTAAAGAGCGGATTGCTCTAACCGATATTACACAAATCCAGAACGCCTCTGCTGAAGCAGCAGCCGGCAGCAGCAGTGCAGCTGACGGGGAGAGCGGGGCGGCCTCATGA
- the flgG gene encoding flagellar basal body rod protein FlgG: MLRSMYSGVSGMRGFQTKLDVIGNNIANVNTVGFKSGRVMFKDIMSQTVSGVTAPVEGGAGGVNAKQIGLGVSIGSVDTMHLAGSAMTTNNPTDLRIDGDGFFLVKLTGDQETPFLTRAGDFHTDSSRNLITSDGLHVLDSDGEIIQLADDVTAFSISSDGTIVQTMADGTTVPGVQIGVGKVSNPQGLEKIGGNLYRMSLNANAEGELEPTTANNAEVGTGSIVAGQLEMSNVDLTSEFTEMIVTQRGFQANSRIITTSDEVLQEVVNLKR; encoded by the coding sequence ATGTTAAGATCAATGTATTCAGGTGTTTCAGGTATGCGCGGATTCCAGACTAAACTGGATGTTATCGGTAACAACATTGCCAATGTTAACACTGTCGGCTTCAAATCAGGACGTGTAATGTTTAAGGACATCATGAGCCAGACGGTATCCGGTGTTACAGCACCGGTAGAGGGTGGAGCAGGCGGGGTCAACGCCAAGCAAATCGGTCTCGGTGTGAGTATCGGCTCCGTGGATACGATGCATCTGGCGGGCAGCGCAATGACTACCAACAATCCTACCGATCTTCGTATTGACGGTGATGGCTTCTTTCTGGTGAAGCTTACCGGCGATCAGGAGACGCCGTTCCTGACACGCGCCGGGGATTTCCATACCGACTCCAGCCGTAACCTCATTACTTCAGACGGTTTGCATGTTCTGGATTCCGACGGTGAAATTATTCAATTGGCTGACGATGTTACTGCCTTCTCTATCTCCAGTGACGGTACAATTGTACAGACGATGGCTGATGGAACCACAGTGCCGGGTGTACAGATCGGTGTAGGTAAAGTCAGCAATCCGCAGGGCCTTGAGAAAATCGGCGGCAACCTGTACCGCATGTCGCTTAACGCCAATGCTGAAGGAGAACTGGAGCCGACTACAGCCAATAATGCAGAGGTAGGTACGGGTTCAATCGTTGCCGGCCAGCTGGAAATGTCCAATGTGGATCTGACCAGTGAATTCACAGAAATGATCGTCACCCAGCGCGGATTCCAGGCGAACTCGCGGATTATTACAACTTCCGATGAAGTGCTGCAGGAAGTTGTCAACCTGAAGCGTTAA
- a CDS encoding flagellar hook-length control protein FliK: MSLIMQTLTAGNLSANGSSTAAGTNGTPAAGSAAGFAATLVQSMTGTAGAAAKGTETPVLGNLASLLQGLLSAAQTAEGDTGAADVKKGDLLEGLARDMEALDTSLEADPALLAALQGWLLQTAALLSGGNAAVQEDGAEGNTAAVTAGLSPLAQSADTLRFAVQDELNSLVGLIQDAAASGNEETAAKGAALLNQFSAILAESAPAGSKTQSKASKAEESVFSVKQTAIADNKPETAVKGNAVSEVRTLLQAAVQTDKSAQASVAAGTAVIKPEESPELVTTGLAAATKTAGDPEEAFPAAKAPTGESEVVTAGQLSLRHGITAPLKAEAAPVPVQQFAQEMSSFISGRLEIVKKGGVAEATITLFPENLGQVDVKITMQNGNLVAQFLTQHNGTKDILEQQMNQLRMALQAQGLQVEKLEVTQNSSSPQSQWTGQQGQQAGTGGQQQQGRRSRERQEDSGDALLAAELNGEWKDWAMERQQANLQNGGFSAKA, encoded by the coding sequence ATGAGTTTAATTATGCAAACATTAACTGCAGGCAATTTGTCTGCTAATGGCAGCAGCACTGCTGCCGGAACAAACGGAACACCAGCTGCCGGCTCAGCTGCAGGATTTGCAGCGACGCTGGTTCAAAGTATGACAGGCACTGCTGGTGCTGCTGCAAAGGGCACAGAGACACCTGTCCTTGGCAATCTGGCGTCCTTGTTACAAGGCCTCTTAAGTGCAGCTCAGACTGCAGAAGGGGATACAGGAGCTGCTGATGTGAAAAAAGGTGATCTGCTGGAGGGGCTTGCCCGGGATATGGAGGCACTGGATACCAGTCTGGAAGCCGATCCTGCACTGCTTGCTGCACTTCAGGGATGGCTGCTTCAAACCGCTGCCTTGTTGTCCGGGGGCAATGCCGCCGTTCAAGAGGATGGAGCAGAAGGAAATACAGCTGCAGTGACAGCCGGTTTGTCCCCGCTTGCTCAAAGCGCAGACACCCTGCGGTTCGCCGTACAGGATGAACTGAACAGCCTGGTCGGGCTGATCCAGGATGCTGCTGCCAGCGGAAATGAAGAGACGGCTGCTAAAGGAGCTGCCCTGCTGAATCAATTCTCGGCAATTCTGGCTGAGAGTGCACCTGCCGGCAGTAAAACACAGTCAAAAGCTTCAAAGGCTGAGGAATCCGTATTTTCAGTTAAGCAGACAGCAATTGCAGACAATAAGCCGGAAACAGCTGTTAAAGGCAATGCAGTTTCAGAGGTCCGTACTCTTCTGCAGGCTGCAGTCCAGACTGATAAGAGCGCACAAGCCTCTGTGGCAGCAGGAACGGCAGTAATCAAGCCTGAGGAGTCTCCAGAGCTTGTAACCACTGGATTAGCTGCAGCAACGAAGACAGCAGGGGATCCGGAAGAAGCATTCCCCGCTGCCAAAGCACCAACCGGTGAATCTGAAGTTGTGACCGCAGGTCAGCTTTCACTCAGACACGGAATAACAGCACCGCTCAAAGCGGAAGCCGCACCTGTGCCGGTCCAGCAATTTGCCCAGGAAATGAGCAGCTTCATCAGCGGCAGACTGGAAATCGTCAAAAAAGGCGGAGTGGCAGAAGCTACAATTACATTGTTCCCGGAGAACCTGGGACAAGTTGATGTAAAGATTACAATGCAAAATGGTAACCTTGTTGCCCAGTTCCTGACTCAGCACAATGGAACGAAGGATATTCTGGAGCAGCAGATGAATCAGCTCCGTATGGCACTGCAAGCCCAAGGGCTTCAGGTGGAGAAGCTTGAAGTAACCCAGAATAGCTCTTCCCCGCAGTCGCAATGGACAGGACAGCAGGGACAGCAAGCCGGAACAGGCGGACAACAACAGCAGGGCAGACGTTCGAGAGAACGCCAGGAAGACTCCGGTGATGCGCTGCTTGCCGCAGAGCTGAACGGGGAATGGAAAGACTGGGCTATGGAAAGACAGCAGGCTAATCTGCAAAATGGCGGATTCTCAGCCAAGGCTTAA
- the fliJ gene encoding flagellar export protein FliJ, which translates to MRFHYTFQKVVDLKGNEKTQAEWMLSSALGELQAQERSLDELIMQRSTLMSSLQAAAEQKSPMAKLREMQDYVDYLDKCIARKHSDISRAHMEVQSKQDHLSTKVLDEKVWLKAKDKAQTAFLQNMSLREQNELDEMATVRFAMKSL; encoded by the coding sequence ATGAGATTCCATTATACTTTTCAAAAAGTGGTGGACTTGAAGGGTAACGAAAAAACACAGGCAGAGTGGATGCTCTCAAGCGCGCTCGGAGAACTGCAGGCACAGGAAAGAAGTCTTGATGAATTAATTATGCAGCGCAGCACACTGATGTCGTCCCTGCAAGCCGCGGCCGAACAGAAGTCGCCTATGGCCAAGCTGCGGGAGATGCAGGATTATGTGGATTACCTGGATAAATGCATTGCCCGCAAGCATTCGGATATCAGCCGGGCGCACATGGAGGTTCAGAGCAAGCAGGATCATCTCAGCACCAAGGTGCTTGATGAGAAGGTCTGGCTCAAAGCCAAAGATAAGGCACAAACCGCTTTTCTGCAGAATATGAGTTTACGGGAACAAAACGAACTGGATGAGATGGCTACCGTCCGCTTCGCGATGAAATCCCTCTGA
- the fliM gene encoding flagellar motor switch protein FliM: protein MVDVLSQNEIDALLAALSSGEMDADELKKEETQKKIRSYDFKRAVRFSKDHIRSLTRIHDNFARYLTTYFSAQLRTFVQINVVQVEQLPYDEFIRSIPKMTILNIFEAEPLEGRMVMEVHPNVAFAMLDRLLGGFGTAPAKINTLTEIETTIMERIFSRCFESLQEAWKTVLDIYPRMEALETNPQFMQIVSPNETIALISLSTKIGDTTGMINLCIPHVVLEPIMSRLSVHQWFVSEKKVRDEVELEAIRARVHRAQLPIVAELGESRLSIAEFLGLSVGDVISLNKTVDSGLSIKVGDKLKFIGSPGMIKERVAVQIDEIVSEGVEEFDE, encoded by the coding sequence TTGGTTGATGTACTATCACAAAACGAAATTGATGCTCTGCTTGCTGCACTTTCATCCGGTGAAATGGATGCCGACGAACTAAAAAAGGAAGAAACCCAGAAAAAAATCCGCTCTTACGATTTCAAACGGGCTGTACGCTTCTCCAAAGATCATATCCGCAGTCTTACCCGGATTCATGATAACTTTGCCCGCTATCTGACAACGTACTTTTCAGCCCAATTGCGCACCTTCGTGCAGATCAACGTCGTTCAAGTAGAGCAGCTCCCTTATGATGAGTTTATCCGCTCCATTCCCAAAATGACGATTCTGAACATTTTTGAAGCTGAGCCTCTGGAAGGCCGGATGGTTATGGAGGTGCACCCGAATGTTGCTTTTGCCATGCTTGACAGGTTACTAGGCGGATTCGGTACAGCACCTGCTAAAATTAACACCCTGACAGAAATTGAAACAACGATCATGGAGAGGATTTTCAGCAGATGCTTTGAAAGTCTGCAGGAAGCCTGGAAGACGGTGCTGGATATTTATCCCCGGATGGAAGCACTGGAAACCAATCCGCAGTTTATGCAAATTGTATCGCCCAATGAAACGATTGCGCTGATCTCACTCAGCACCAAGATCGGTGATACCACAGGAATGATTAACCTTTGTATTCCTCACGTTGTCCTGGAGCCGATTATGTCGAGACTGTCTGTACACCAGTGGTTCGTTTCCGAGAAGAAGGTGCGGGACGAGGTTGAGCTTGAAGCGATCCGGGCCAGAGTTCACCGGGCTCAGCTTCCGATTGTGGCAGAGCTGGGTGAATCGAGGTTATCTATTGCTGAATTTCTCGGACTCAGTGTCGGCGACGTGATTTCTCTTAACAAGACTGTGGATTCCGGTCTGTCGATCAAGGTAGGGGACAAGCTGAAATTCATTGGAAGTCCTGGGATGATCAAAGAACGGGTAGCTGTGCAAATAGACGAGATTGTCAGTGAAGGGGTTGAAGAGTTTGA
- a CDS encoding magnesium transporter MgtE N-terminal domain-containing protein gives MANNEMELDNEGSAGKFERFLFLMIPIIFTLVLLGVLLTLFNMDIRNNVLEVANKIPFVEKWVPDPAPDPEAAGEKTENPQTESEEQAASSESTIKELKAQLAAQGEQLKQAEAEKANEATKAEALQKQIDNMKTEAAAAEAALPEEEDPYLKQVTDLAKLYAGMKASKAAPIMENLTTDEMVQIFSVMSNSSKMAILEKMDPKKAADVSIKLKETTNSTDMAIAALQSRLKQDEAGTTAAASSANLDQQKLSQTFTSMPAAEAATLLGSMYTISPDKVITVLNTVSDSVRSSILGEMTKNDSALTAKIVNRLMGGK, from the coding sequence GTGGCAAACAATGAAATGGAACTTGACAATGAAGGGTCCGCAGGGAAATTTGAGCGTTTCTTGTTCTTGATGATTCCGATCATCTTCACGCTTGTCCTGCTAGGGGTACTGTTGACCCTATTCAATATGGATATCCGTAATAATGTGCTTGAGGTTGCGAACAAAATTCCCTTCGTGGAAAAGTGGGTTCCTGATCCGGCTCCGGACCCGGAAGCAGCCGGGGAGAAAACGGAGAACCCGCAGACGGAGAGCGAAGAGCAGGCTGCCAGCTCCGAAAGCACCATCAAAGAGCTCAAGGCGCAGCTGGCTGCGCAGGGAGAGCAGCTGAAGCAGGCGGAAGCAGAGAAGGCAAATGAAGCAACTAAGGCCGAAGCGCTGCAAAAGCAGATCGACAATATGAAGACAGAAGCAGCGGCGGCAGAAGCGGCTCTTCCGGAAGAAGAGGATCCTTATCTGAAGCAGGTTACTGACCTGGCTAAGCTGTATGCGGGGATGAAGGCTTCCAAAGCAGCACCGATTATGGAGAATTTAACTACTGATGAGATGGTGCAAATCTTTAGTGTAATGAGCAATTCAAGCAAAATGGCTATTCTGGAAAAAATGGATCCTAAAAAAGCTGCGGATGTCTCTATAAAGCTAAAGGAAACAACAAATTCAACCGATATGGCTATTGCAGCCCTTCAATCACGCCTGAAACAGGATGAGGCCGGAACGACTGCGGCTGCCTCTTCCGCCAACCTGGATCAACAGAAGCTGAGCCAGACGTTTACCTCTATGCCGGCGGCAGAAGCGGCTACACTGTTAGGGTCAATGTACACGATTAGCCCGGATAAGGTCATTACTGTTCTGAATACAGTCAGTGACAGTGTCCGCTCCTCCATACTGGGCGAGATGACGAAGAACGACAGCGCCTTAACTGCCAAGATCGTCAACCGTCTGATGGGCGGAAAATAG
- a CDS encoding flagellar basal body-associated FliL family protein, giving the protein MKKMLPWLITILLAITLIVVAAFLLMDRFFPSDANSVNQAVESVEANRLSADEIVELTAEITDIKTNLADPDYIVSINFAFQLDTAKAKEEFEKIKEIKIKPLIIKALADTKPEELNGANGKDQLTSKLVNIISKTLTEGKLTQIEVTNFILAPM; this is encoded by the coding sequence ATGAAGAAGATGCTGCCGTGGCTCATTACGATTTTACTGGCGATTACACTGATAGTAGTTGCCGCATTTTTATTAATGGACAGATTTTTCCCCAGTGACGCGAACAGTGTGAATCAGGCTGTGGAAAGTGTGGAAGCCAACAGGCTCAGTGCGGATGAAATCGTCGAGCTGACGGCTGAAATCACGGATATCAAAACTAATCTTGCTGACCCCGATTATATCGTTTCAATAAACTTCGCATTCCAGCTGGATACTGCCAAGGCCAAGGAAGAATTCGAAAAAATTAAAGAGATCAAAATCAAACCGCTGATTATCAAGGCACTTGCGGATACCAAGCCGGAAGAGCTGAACGGGGCGAACGGCAAGGATCAATTGACCAGCAAGCTGGTCAATATAATCAGCAAGACCTTGACTGAAGGCAAGCTTACACAGATTGAGGTCACCAACTTCATCTTGGCACCAATGTAG